The Arachis ipaensis cultivar K30076 chromosome B03, Araip1.1, whole genome shotgun sequence region ACAACACGTCCGTTGTAATCCATGCTGCTTTTTGGGGGTGATGATGAAAATCTGTGCTAGtttagaatttttcaaaaataagaatcacttcgtcgatagcatagtccaaactgGCAATTAAATTccatcaatcaaagtttaaatttcaaatacaaaataattgagagtagttaaacctcgggttgtcttccctaggaactagtgacaataagcgcacaattttggttgtgaaaaTCAAGGGGTGTTTTCAATAAGGAAGCAAgcaattaagaaataaaagaacgatcaaaattgtaattaataaactaataaagggataaaagaactatgtatgtaatatgaacaagtaaagctcaaaattgatggaaaagtggttcaaaacataaatggaaccttgacttgggatgagttatggaattctttccttgccataaccacaactatgataattatgatggattaatctcacctagtcaacccttaacatcgaagagtaagtcaagtgagcataattgttattaatccacaaatactagctaacttactaattaccttagtaaaaagctagcgttagtgcaaacaataacaactaacaacccaagaattatcactaaatatcggacattatgactctagtattctATAAATTCGTTTTTCCAAGCCAAGGGGAGAAAATCTACCCCATAATAAAAATTGGTATTTCATCAAACGCATGgtgggcataatcataaaacatggcaaaattaagaaaatgataaaaactatgaacaaccaaagaacaaaatcaacaatggcaactcaataaaaatataaaaatcactaaacatcaaattcatcaaccaagactcaaaattgcaaaactatatgTATATTGATAAAGTGCattaaaatataagaaagtgtagaacaagtagtgcaataaaagagaaaattaaagaatacttacaatgaaaataattataatccaagatcaaaattgaaaaATGCAAATTTGTAGCATAAACCCTAGTTAAATACTAAGAAAGTTGAGAGAAAACCTAAGAGAAACTAgcctaaaactaccctaaaaactatCTAAGTGTGTTGTATAATGTATGGTCTGTTGTGTGGTTGCTTGCCCTCCTTATATGCTCCAAAGCCTTCAGAAAATGGCCAAAAAGCCCCCCAAATCGCgagcacgtgactttttaatgaagtcacgtgcagggacttgtgcgtacgcacacatgctgattttctcttatgcgtacgcacaggatattgtgcgtacgcacacttagcTATGTgcttcttctttgtttttttcatgttttatcccaatttcatgcttctcttccattcttatcaagccattcctatctattacacctgaaattactcatcaaaactatcaaggcatcaaatagaatGAAACTGGAATAAAATTGATCAAATTAAGTACAAAAATAGCATGTTTTTATAATTAGacataatttagagagaaaacacaaaagcatgctatttaggtgaataaatgtgggtttatatgatgaaatccacccaaattaatccaaaatttatcattaaatatggattcatcaattctcccacacttaaacaatagcatgccctcatgctaatcacaatcaaaggagaaagGTAAAAGGGGCAAGCAACTTATTTAATAcactatctacatgcatgcaactatactaaatgctatctatctatatctatattatggtttcctattgagtttggcaaaaaaataaacaagagattttcaattaatccaaaatagATCATTAGAGCCAAGGAAAGAAATTAATGCAATATGATCAATGttcaaagatttgatttgaagttttcaaaattaattttaacaacttgcaagaaaacacAAGATAAGAGATGGAATCATAAAATTGAACGATCGAACCCCTCACaagatgtgtatacactctagtcgtTCAAtatttagggcttaatcactcaattctcctttaatcatgttttctaggatttgctaggcatctaacaatcaacaaatacttgATGCATGAATACAAATATCAttaggtctttggagggttgtaatggggttaggataagggtaggattaatatggttaagtgaaCTAGTagattagatctttgattagctcaagtatcccacctaatcctatattaacctatttacacaaaagaaaacaaCCTAATTTCCCATTCATCTCCTTTTTCTCACTCACTCATGCATCTTCTTTCTAATTCTCATACATATACATCTTTATTtaacattattattatcattcattcctttttctttttctctttttctcttcttttttttttttttttttttttcaNNNNNNNNNNNNTATAcctaaattttcttttattagcAAAGAGAGAGGCATATGTTTCaagtaatgaatgcatgagtgtttatccattattttttttccaaaatttcacAATGAATACCCAAAATAAACTGATTACCAATGTTTTCCACAAATCTCCCCCACACTTGAGTAACACACACTCctcaacccaagctaatcaaagatacaattcatgGACATAATGGTATTTCACTTAGGGAGAATGATGTGCTTAAAAATTAGAATAAAgggagattaaaaggctcaaaagtggtttacaatGGTAGCtataagggttggccatatgagttagtgagttcaatttcaaaaatgacctcaatcatactaaatgcattcaaaacaccaaatataggacataaaaaCTCAAGCAAATCTAAACAATCATAAAggagtataacacacaagaacaaaatttgtggttgaaaatatgaaaccacacaattaaagctcaaatctcactaagtgttttgttcaagctcttttctatgttccataagaaGAATACTTCAAGTAAGTTGAAaaaaacaagttttcaaatctaatcaatggaatgccctaaAAGAAATTTCTTAAAAATCCTTTATTGTTTTTACTAACTCATTTCTTATACTAggcaacatgcaaatgcaaatatTTACTACAATAAGACTATAAGCAAGCCAAGATGTGTGTGTGAGAGCAAACTAAGCAAAGTGTAATACAATGAAATATtaacaaatattcacaaaattcataactactaaaactaaaaAATAGTGCAAAGTGTTGAGAAAGAGAAATTTATGCCCCGAAGTTGCGGATCCTCCTCCACACTTAATCATTGCACGGTCCTTCATGCATGCACATAATTCGGGAGATGAAGATCTAAGAGGCTCCTCCTTCAGCTGGTGGTCACTGGGGCTCGAACTGCTGTATAAAACAATTAAACAGGAATTGAGGAAGAGTTCATATGAGTGTGGTATTGATAAAAGACAATATGTATATTCTAAGTGTGCATGGTTTAGAACATACACATTGGTCGGGTAAAACGACAACCACACAATCAAAAAGAAATAGCATGTGTTTCTCAATTAAGTAGCTTAGGTTACAAGTAAAGAATAAGTAAGAGTATAGGCACAAACAAACCTAGGTgaccacaactaaagtgaatcGAATATAtgagatattggatattgaaattgtgcaagtgaaagagcaaaattgatatagaagcacaataaacaataaccaatctaataatgaaaagaaaaatcatTATTCATCATGAAACATAGTGAAATAGTCACATGGtaaaggtacttgttgcaaaaagtaacaaacttgacaagaatcaagtcaagtcactcaaacaaatgcaaggcATTAACAACAAACAAGTACCGGTCATGTgatgaatttgatatgaaaatcatgatgaacaagtaatttcaactcaattcacttaatTTAATATGCACTTATAAATAATTTGTCCTAGGatgcaatcaaaacatgaatatTCAAACCCACTAGGTATTAGTAAATTAAAGCAAAGTATAAGTGTTTTGATAAAATCCAATCTTGAATAATATCAATGATCATCCAAGGTGCACAATTCAAAAACAAattgccaaacaaggatataatTTAACGCATATGATAGCTACAACatataaatcaaactcaaaattcaTCTAGACAATGAGACAAAGACTTAATGTTTAGTGCACATCTTCATCAAAGATTAAGCCAAGATTCCAAACAAGAAACAGCCCAATCAATATCAAGCAAAtacttgcaacttatttaattaacaaacaactaaaccacaactaatataattactaaaatgaaaatgagaTGCAAAGAAAACTAGCATTTTCAACAACTGCTGTACGGATGCCATCTCAACCCTTCATTTGGCATCTTGTTCTATAATTATTCAAGATCTTGAAAATACTTTTCTCACCAAAAAAACATTTCTTTACTCTTTAAGCTggtaaaaaaaagttttaaaatccaTGAGCTAAACCTCTGTTCTTTTTTTCATGTTTGCATTTTATTTTGCTTACTCGCCTCGCATATTTGCTTTCTCCTCACGTTCTACCTTTCTTACTTTTAATTTTGATGCGATTAAATTCTACATCTATGTTAATTTGTGAAGAAAAAGAGAGACTCTATAAGAATAAAGGctttaaaattgaatttaaaaattgaattctTCATCTCTGAAATTGAATTTAAAACACATTTGTTACTAAAAAAGTTAGATACTAAGATATTCATAAGAAAAATCACTTTGGCTCTGTAAATTAAGATTGTGAAAATAAATTTGATTACTAAGTTACATTATTCATTATTGACAGTCGACGAAGAAAACAATTACAATAGTACAATGCAAGGCAAGTTTCTGCCACACTAATCTACATTTACAATTTAGAGCACCAAGCCTACTTATTGTCCACTTAAACCAACAAATTGCAAAATTAAATGTCCCCTAGAGTTGAAAACAATTggttttcatctaacaattacTACTATTACACGTATACATACGTAGCATAAAACATTACGTCCATCTATCCTTTATTTATTATTGGATATGATGCAAAACCCAATCCATTTACATTGGGTTTTCCTATCcaacaataaaaagaataaaaatcaaCGTAGGTGATTACTTTCACATCTTCGTCTAAAAATGATATTACGAACCGGTAGATGGTTTAATCAAATATATTCAATCAAATATATCAAACCATCTAACAGTCCACGCTACCATTTTTACATCATGATGTTTTCATATAGAAGTAACCACCATCAACGTAATATCTCACACATAAAGATATGTTCCAGAACAATTTTGACCTAACAAACAAAGTTTTCAAAGTCTACTTCAACCAGCAAGAGAAGCATGAAGAAGCTCATTCCAAGTATCAGGAAGACCTGGTAGACACCAATGGCTACAATCTGTAGCCATAACTCCACTATAGGCTTCAGGGTGTGCATCTTTTCTGTACTGTGAGAGAGTGGTCACATCCAAGAAATACACTGGCTTTGTTATTCTATTAAGCACCTTGCTCACCACAGTCCAAGCCATTGGTGTCCCTCCCGGGTACTTCAACCCAAAGAATGGTTCTGTCTGACTCATACATGACTTTTCTGGTTGATTCCAATCTCTCCCCCTAACATATACACCCATATCAATAATGTTTGGGAGATAGTAAAAAACAAGTTCAAACAGTTAAAAATTactttatttagtattcattaattattcactaaaataattatataattttagatgtaataaatatgtaattatgaatgttatgtatatgaaattatggatgttatgttgTATAAGATAATTTTAGATATTGTTTTCCTAATATTACCGCAACCGCATATACCATAAATTGAACACCATAATAAATTATTAACTAAGAACTAGTAccatataattaaataaattttaggtCATGTGTACTTCAACTCTTTAACTTTAAGAAGAATATGAAAATTGAATTCATAAGGTTTCTCAATGtaccattttgttttttttttttaataattaaattagtaataatAAAACACATGTATCAAATTTGAGAATGTCAAAGTTGCatttctctttttaaaaaaaattgggatAATTTGCACATAATGTAAAGTTTGAAAGGGTATATAATTACGCTTATGTTAAGCAAAATACATATAGTAGAAGCTATAGAGCATGTATATGTTGAGAAATTTAGGGCAGTAAAATATAATTAAGTGATGGATTAATGAAGGAGAGTGAAGGAGAAATGAATAACTTACTGGTAATGCACAGGGGAAATGCCTAAGAAGAAGACCTTGGTTTGTGATGGATTTATGTTCGTCTCAACCCACCTGGCCCATGTTGTTAGCCCTGTGTAGAATGCAACCATACGGTTCATGTCTTTGTACAACTTGTTATTAATTCGAACATAGTCCCACCTGCCATCAAAATTTGAATATGGATATGAAGATACAGAGGTAGTTGTTTCTTTTTATGAAAAAAGACACACAAACTAGGAAGATGCCATGCTATCCAAAAATTGAAAAACTGACAACGAAGATTCTGAAAGGAAAAAAAGACAAAtaatctcaaaaaaaaaaaaagtagatatttgacaaaataaaaattcaaacgtCAAATAATCTTGTTTTCGTTAATAAATAACCTTGATTTCGTAAATGTGAGTGGACGACACGAGTTCCGGTGTGGGTCCACCAATGCCACGTGTTGAAAACCAGAACGTCCATTCCTCTCCAAGCGTCACCACTCTTGATTGAGTCAAGCTTCAAAACTCGCCCTGCTTTTTCATGGTCAAGATCTACCAAATATGCTGTTCGGTACAGATATAATTCTACCCCATAGTCCTGAAAATGTTCcacaacatttttatttttatttgtcaaATTACACAATGTAAGTATTGCATATAACTTGTAAGTTGTAGTAATAATATTGCATTTACAGAACTAAATACACGTAAATGCATCAAATTTGAGCTAGACCAGCTATAATCACTAATCAGATACTGAAAAGGTGAAAACTATACACAATACAATTAATCATCTTTTTTATTATCTTCCGAATCTCAACTAAACACATGCAATTATGTATAATTATTTCTAGTAGTATGAAATTGGCAGCATAGTATTATGGAAACTTATATCATAAACTAACATAATGAAAAGGCAAAtatgtaaaaagaaaagaaaagaaaagaaaaaataatatatgttAAGTACAGTTTCTGGTTTAACATAAAAACTGGCATGAAAAATTAGATCGCTTTCTCTAATCATTGCCAACTGAGACATTTGATTGAAAAGTTTGTATATGAAGCAATTAATTAGGCTTTGGCCAGTATTGGTTGAACAAAATGGACACGAAAAGCAGTTAATAGATTTTCTATACAAAAGTAGAAAATAGACGGAAACAAAGAATTGGAAAAAATACTGTAACTgagaaaaataataatgaaaataaagTGAGTAAAACAGTTTCCTCATTATTGAAACCAAATGAATATATGGTTAACTGGGACTCCACGTCTGTCCTAATAATTGGTAACTAAAATTTTGtccttttatctttatcttttcgtACTATGAAAATTTCGTGCACGTTTGAATTTGGCCAATTGGAAAAATTAACAGTTCAAGAAAATGTACAAAGAGATTTGAgatatttagttttaaattttaatgtttGAATTTACGGCTATTGATTatgagaataaaaaataaataataaatgaatAGGCACGTATGTAGTAGTAAAAGTTAGCTTTTGTTTCTGAGTAAGTGAATTCCTTAATAATAACATACAACAACAATAATTATCCCTTCAAAGTTCAACAATGTCCCAAATTTTAGTGCTCATACTCAATTGCTTCAAAATGGCACAAAATATATGCAAAATACTTGATAAAACACAAATACCCTATAACTTTTTaaggaaaaataaagatgaaagaGAAGTTGATAGGACTTGCATGGATAACAAAACATACATAAAACAAAAAAACTGAAAAGCGGTAGATTGTAATGAATTGAGTTAATATGAGTCATGCCATAGTATAGAACTATAGATACATATATACAAGGTATATTTGtaatttgagttttttttttttaaattattgataTTTGATAATATGTAATTATGTAATTNNNNNNATTGCTCCCACTTTAATTTATtacttattaaataaaaaataaacatccaaattaaattaaaaaaaaaatattttgaccaaagagtaaaaaataaaattaggacCTACTCCAAATATTAAGAACGTTCTTAATTTTTACATCAatactttattcttaatttttttttttgaaaaggtaaaagaaaaaattaaagcaATCATTTTCTGCACACCTTTCTTTTGTAAATGTTTTTAAAGACGAGCGGAAAAGAGCCATGTTTTATTTTAAATGAATGAAAAAGGATAGATTAATTAGTACGGAGCGAGATACATACAAAGGTAAgatttatattttcttttgttttaaaataatcgTCAACCTATATGTAAAAGATAAATGATTAGAGTATTATTTTTATACAAACATTTAGCATAAGCCTTAATATTATTTTTAGTCTTCCTTTTTgtcttatttatattataaatattttaagtaACTCAATATTATTCCACGGTTAGCTCAATAAAGAATACTACTAATAAAAATGGTGAAATATTCATTAAAAAATCAACCTAATTATAACAAAGTTTAAGATATTATAGTCTTCTTTTCACTCTACATTATTAACAAGTTTTTCTATCTATATAAGAACACATTTTTctataaattacaaaaaaaaataatattcaaGAATATATTCACCATTTGTCGGTAGCTTTAACAACGTTGTTTGTGGTTAAAATATTCTTGAATATTTTAAAGGGCATTATAACATAAAGAATACTTTACCTAAAATATATTAAGGGTAAATTACAATAATAAGTCAAGGGGAGCAAAATTTTATACGAATCAGCCAAAACAAAAACTGCTTCATAAATCCATCAATACACgtttatacacaaatacacgcacacacataattcgaaccagctgggttcgaattatacacaaatacaCGCACACACTAATTTGAATCTACctaattcgaattatacacacagatattcatggtataattcatgatataatttattaaaaaatattcatgagcataattcgaattataccatgaataactgtgtgtaattcgaatcaggtagattcgaattagtgtgcgcgtgtgtttgtgtataattcgaacccagctggttcgaattatgtgtgcgtgtgtttgtgtataattcgaaccaacctagttcgaattatgtagaaatggagttcgaatttagctggttcgaactacatataaacgtgcATATTGGTGGATTCATAAAGCACTTTTTGTTTTGGCTGATTCGTGTAAAATTTTGCTCCCCTTGCCTTATTACTGATTTGCccatatattaatattttaagttATAATTACCCTAATAATGGTTAATATCTATACACAtaagataaacaaaaaataataaaacaaaaatatatttaatggATTAAAATAATTGAcacaataaaattaaagaaactaGGAaccatcaaaattttattttttattatcatttaattattaattcaatttttttaatttaatttttttagtctaataatcCAATAACatattttatctcatatttttaaatattaataactaattaataataaaaaataataaattttaataattctcTAATAtcctttaaatttaaattcaatgtTTAATTTCAAAAATGCAATTAAGCATCTAACATAGAAAAAACTAATACAATAACATCTTTGTGTTAGCATTTTTGTTGGACTTTGGATGTCTTATCCCAACGTGTCTGTGTTACAAAATACTAGCAACACTTGTCGAGAAATAAAACAGCACATggagggaaaaagaaaagaaaagaaaaagaaaagagagacctGGAATATGACAGAGGAGATGGCATCTTTTTGTCTGAAAGTGGTTCTCGATTTGGGCACCCAAGCATGAATCATACACGCTAATGAATTAAACTGATTCAAACTCAATGAGTCACCCACAAACATGATCTTCTTCCCCTTGAATTTCTCCAAGAACTCCAACCCATTGAACCTGATTAACATACACGACAATTACTATAATGTCCACCCTTAATTATTAATTCAACCCCCAGAACTTGTATTCATAAAGAAAAATTATTGTCATATATTAATAGTAGATTTCCAATTCAAAATATAATACAATGAAAAAACTAGTATATCTAAAGGAATAATGTTACCTGAAAAGTAAAATTGGAGTGAAAAgggaaaattattttttattaNNNNNNNNNNNNNNNNNNNNNNNNNacgaaaaaaaaaaaacactttatTTTGAGAGTAAAAGCGAATGTAACATAAGACTTAATATTAATACTATGAGGAGCACCAGAAAACAGTACTAGAAGATAAAgatggtgaagaagaatggaaaGTGAGTAAAATAGTAAAATGtgataataataaatagaaaaagagaggAAGAAAAAAGGTACCTTGGCATGGGACATGAAAATGGCATCCACCTAAACTTCTGGTACATTTTATCAGACCTTCCATTCTTCTGGCAATTGAATTGTGGATCTATGAATGGACACTTTGAAGGGTCATAAAGAGGATATGAAGGGTCATACACCCACTTCCCACGGAACATGTTGCATTTTCCTACAAGCTCTCTATTCGgtccattttcattttcattcaagCTTGAAGCTTTTGTTAGGTGGCAAATCTGAAACAAGAATATTGAAGAAGCAAGCAGTTTTAGGAGTAATGGCACTGAACCCATTTTCTTGGGTTTCGATACCCCCCTTCTCTTTTTtctaaggaaagaaaataaataaaggacGTGTTCTCAAGGGAACCTTGTCACAAACAAGTGTATATATAATAGCTGTGTGTGTAACATTAAGTGACTGTTTGATCTGAGAGACAGGGGTAAAGAGGGCTTTTCACTTATTCACATGGGTGTGAAAGGACAAAAGAGTAGAGAACAACTtgcttcca contains the following coding sequences:
- the LOC107632736 gene encoding protein trichome birefringence-like 40, which encodes MGSVPLLLKLLASSIFLFQICHLTKASSLNENENGPNRELVGKCNMFRGKWVYDPSYPLYDPSKCPFIDPQFNCQKNGRSDKMYQKFRWMPFSCPMPRFNGLEFLEKFKGKKIMFVGDSLSLNQFNSLACMIHAWVPKSRTTFRQKDAISSVIFQDYGVELYLYRTAYLVDLDHEKAGRVLKLDSIKSGDAWRGMDVLVFNTWHWWTHTGTRVVHSHLRNQESSLWDYVRINNKLYKDMNRMVAFYTGLTTWARWVETNINPSQTKVFFLGISPVHYQGRDWNQPEKSCMSQTEPFFGLKYPGGTPMAWTVVSKVLNRITKPVYFLDVTTLSQYRKDAHPEAYSGVMATDCSHWCLPGLPDTWNELLHASLAG